Proteins from a single region of Weeksella virosa DSM 16922:
- a CDS encoding T9SS-dependent M36 family metallopeptidase has protein sequence MKKKFLLLSTIVLMSQISLAQDHRNLIDQYLHQNQLSQASSSIQYQVVETIPNEKNSTERVYIQYEHNGIPIYNAYGNFLVQNNQVIHFAGMVDTQLNKPFPAQKSSLTDVVLLDKLASHFGVSVKENTKKSTETGVFPVDQHEVKLYYFLDQKNQYHLVKEFMVAVKTVNENDVYIALLDAHSGEILDLHNSTLSCDFHPDFHQNTTRIAEKRPSFDWLKEAFSTSENNPQYKVFPLPYESPSHGNAQTVNFSTVANVTASPEGWHKYGNKEEDATYGNNVRAAYDHNSTGYNTYSGASVTLDGKVYSKNGDYDFSYDYQFGKHPFKSKEAATVNLFYTNNMMHDIMYNYGFDEKSGNFQKSNFGNGGTGNDEVIALAQTRFNEGVLNNATFATLPDGYIARMAMYLWNPPTNYTENLVSIFSPSDIAGDYTAKEAQFGNKIDDQINANFILVKTTDGTNEGCSTPTNAAEINNNIAIITRGNCNFVTKVKNAQDAGAKGVIVVNNDNGVPIAMGGTDSSITIPSVMITKELGDKIKSKLNSNITVTGSLNASDTPYYDGSLDNGVIAHEYGHGISTRLTGPLTTSACLRNKEQMGEGWSDFFGYILTMQPEDKGTDARGIGTYVTDQPTTGRGIRPTAYSTDMSVNPATYDNLKTYGDSSNESPHRTGYVWATMLWDMTWKLIDKYGFSPDIYNGDKGNNISLQLVMDGMKNQPCNPGFVDGRDAILAADIANYNGENQCEIWQAFARRGLGYGASQGSSDSRVDGVSSFEMPPAEVLDCKTMNTTNYKLSSLYMFPNPAKDMVYFADENLGNSIKIEVSDVTGKSVMNAELKVKANRAEFDTSSLSKGLYILKITTNKEVTTKKLIKN, from the coding sequence ATGAAGAAAAAATTTCTACTACTGTCTACAATCGTATTGATGAGCCAAATCTCTTTAGCACAAGATCATCGAAACTTAATTGATCAATATTTGCATCAAAATCAATTATCCCAAGCAAGTAGCTCTATTCAATATCAAGTTGTAGAAACTATTCCGAATGAAAAAAATTCTACCGAACGTGTATATATACAATATGAACATAACGGAATCCCAATTTACAATGCGTACGGAAATTTCTTGGTACAAAACAACCAAGTGATACATTTTGCAGGTATGGTAGATACCCAGCTGAACAAACCTTTTCCTGCACAAAAAAGCTCTCTAACCGATGTTGTATTATTAGACAAGTTAGCTTCTCATTTCGGAGTTTCCGTAAAAGAGAATACAAAAAAGAGTACAGAAACTGGCGTTTTTCCAGTTGATCAACATGAAGTAAAATTGTATTATTTCTTAGATCAGAAAAACCAATATCATTTAGTAAAAGAGTTTATGGTTGCTGTAAAAACGGTTAACGAAAATGATGTGTACATAGCTTTGCTCGATGCGCATTCTGGAGAAATATTAGATTTACACAACTCTACTTTGTCGTGTGATTTTCATCCAGACTTTCATCAAAACACAACAAGAATTGCCGAAAAACGTCCGTCATTCGACTGGTTAAAAGAAGCTTTTTCTACGTCAGAAAACAACCCACAATATAAAGTTTTTCCTTTACCCTACGAGTCACCTTCACATGGGAATGCACAAACCGTAAACTTTTCTACCGTTGCCAATGTTACTGCTTCACCGGAAGGTTGGCATAAATACGGCAATAAAGAAGAAGATGCTACCTACGGCAACAATGTTCGTGCTGCATACGACCACAACTCTACTGGATACAACACCTATTCAGGTGCCTCTGTAACCTTGGATGGAAAAGTTTACAGTAAAAATGGAGATTATGATTTCAGCTACGATTATCAGTTCGGGAAACATCCTTTCAAATCTAAAGAAGCCGCTACAGTAAATCTTTTCTACACGAACAACATGATGCACGACATTATGTACAATTATGGTTTTGATGAAAAAAGTGGAAATTTCCAGAAATCTAATTTTGGTAATGGAGGAACCGGAAATGATGAGGTAATTGCTCTTGCACAGACACGTTTTAATGAAGGAGTTCTGAATAACGCAACCTTCGCAACCTTACCCGACGGGTATATTGCTCGCATGGCTATGTATCTTTGGAATCCACCAACAAATTATACAGAAAATTTGGTAAGCATTTTCTCACCTTCTGATATTGCTGGTGATTACACTGCAAAAGAAGCTCAGTTTGGCAATAAAATAGATGATCAGATCAATGCTAATTTTATCTTAGTAAAAACCACCGACGGAACGAACGAAGGCTGTAGCACACCAACCAATGCAGCTGAAATCAACAACAACATTGCCATCATTACTCGTGGAAATTGTAATTTTGTAACGAAGGTGAAAAATGCACAAGACGCAGGTGCAAAAGGTGTTATCGTCGTAAACAATGATAATGGTGTCCCTATCGCAATGGGCGGAACAGATAGCTCTATAACGATTCCTTCGGTGATGATAACAAAAGAGCTAGGTGATAAAATCAAATCAAAATTAAACTCAAACATAACAGTAACAGGAAGCCTAAACGCTAGCGACACCCCTTATTATGATGGTTCCTTGGATAATGGCGTTATCGCACACGAGTACGGACACGGAATCTCTACTCGTTTAACTGGCCCACTTACCACGAGTGCTTGTTTACGCAACAAGGAACAAATGGGTGAAGGATGGAGTGATTTCTTTGGATATATCCTCACGATGCAACCAGAAGACAAAGGTACGGATGCCCGTGGAATTGGGACATATGTAACTGATCAGCCTACAACGGGAAGAGGAATCCGACCTACAGCTTATAGCACAGACATGAGCGTAAACCCTGCAACGTACGATAATCTAAAAACTTATGGAGACTCCTCAAACGAATCGCCACATAGAACTGGTTACGTTTGGGCAACAATGCTTTGGGATATGACATGGAAATTGATAGACAAGTATGGTTTCTCGCCAGACATTTACAACGGTGATAAAGGAAATAATATTTCTCTACAATTGGTAATGGATGGAATGAAAAACCAACCATGTAACCCAGGTTTTGTAGATGGTCGTGACGCAATTTTGGCTGCTGACATTGCTAACTACAATGGAGAAAACCAATGTGAAATTTGGCAAGCCTTCGCTCGCCGTGGTTTAGGATATGGAGCAAGTCAAGGTAGTTCCGACTCTCGAGTTGATGGAGTTTCTTCGTTCGAGATGCCACCTGCAGAGGTGTTGGATTGCAAAACGATGAACACGACAAACTATAAACTATCTAGTCTTTATATGTTTCCGAATCCAGCCAAAGACATGGTTTATTTTGCAGATGAAAACTTAGGAAATTCGATCAAAATTGAAGTGTCTGACGTAACCGGAAAGTCGGTTATGAATGCCGAATTGAAAGTAAAAGCTAATCGGGCAGAATTCGATACTTCTTCACTTTCGAAAGGTCTTTATATCCTAAAAATCACAACGAATAAGGAAGTCACAACCAAGAAATTGATTAAAAACTAA
- a CDS encoding redoxin domain-containing protein, with translation MKKYILGICVLVSCGLQAQKKVGELFPIQLIEKYNPQSDATIVVLAPSLASDNSYAPMLTTSLKYYFTDGLAFQQQENKPKIEVIYVVNALAPNTSQPRNSWEAPFVQDNRMYDPTGMVYRALGVDVFQMKTSHFGQQLSLSSQEETPSSIVYLLDKNYKILAIDKDYRAQGEHLKPLEDKIKIHLGLLKNTRPSKQTPLKIGEKAPDFLLEDVEDTSGRARNLSSITDKFKVITFYPAAFSGEVVSDFAKVNHTAGMSCATQIQLIDHHPAMKEVEMYAISSSTPALLKLWKKALKTDRIIYLNDEDYSIARLYNAYNPLGYSNRATYILSKDNTVLYANDNFTFEDEERFPSILEELIKKHS, from the coding sequence ATGAAAAAATATATCCTAGGTATTTGCGTTTTAGTAAGTTGTGGTTTACAGGCTCAGAAAAAAGTAGGTGAATTGTTTCCTATTCAGTTAATAGAAAAATACAATCCACAATCCGATGCTACAATTGTGGTTCTCGCCCCATCATTGGCTTCGGATAATAGTTATGCTCCTATGTTGACCACTTCTCTTAAATATTACTTTACCGATGGTCTGGCTTTTCAGCAACAAGAAAACAAACCTAAAATAGAGGTTATTTATGTTGTAAATGCCCTTGCTCCCAACACTTCTCAACCTAGAAACTCTTGGGAAGCACCCTTTGTACAAGATAATAGAATGTACGACCCGACAGGGATGGTTTATCGAGCTTTGGGGGTGGATGTATTTCAGATGAAAACTTCCCATTTCGGTCAGCAATTAAGTTTATCATCACAGGAAGAAACACCAAGCTCTATAGTATACTTACTCGATAAAAACTATAAAATTTTGGCTATAGACAAAGATTACCGAGCACAAGGAGAGCACTTAAAACCCTTAGAAGATAAAATAAAAATACATTTAGGATTATTAAAAAATACTCGACCATCCAAACAAACACCGTTAAAAATAGGCGAGAAAGCACCTGATTTTCTGTTGGAGGATGTAGAAGATACTTCAGGTAGAGCTAGAAATCTTTCTTCCATCACCGATAAATTTAAGGTGATAACTTTTTATCCAGCTGCTTTTAGTGGAGAGGTAGTATCAGATTTTGCCAAAGTCAATCATACGGCCGGGATGAGTTGTGCAACTCAAATCCAACTCATCGATCATCATCCAGCGATGAAAGAAGTAGAGATGTATGCAATTTCGAGTTCGACGCCGGCTTTGCTTAAGTTGTGGAAAAAAGCACTGAAAACCGATCGGATTATTTATCTCAATGATGAAGATTATTCGATAGCGCGCTTATACAATGCCTACAACCCTCTAGGATACAGTAATAGAGCTACTTATATTTTATCCAAGGACAATACGGTTTTGTATGCCAATGATAATTTTACTTTTGAAGATGAAGAGAGATTTCCATCGATTTTAGAAGAATTGATTAAAAAGCATTCATAA
- a CDS encoding adenine phosphoribosyltransferase, producing the protein MNLLKEKIDQTIENIPDFPSEGIQYKDISPLFLDPVLSREIIQGFTEKAKGKVDLVCGIESRGFLYGVQIAHELNIPFVMIRKAGKLPPPIVAQTYELEYGSATIELKENVIQPGMRVMIHDDVLATGGTAEAAAWLVEKCGGVVTQFSFIAALNYLEGEKKLKSFTEDIVCLTSY; encoded by the coding sequence ATGAACTTGCTAAAAGAAAAAATAGATCAAACCATTGAAAACATACCCGACTTTCCGAGTGAAGGTATTCAGTACAAGGATATTTCTCCTTTGTTTTTAGATCCTGTTTTGTCGCGTGAAATTATTCAAGGGTTTACCGAAAAAGCCAAAGGAAAAGTAGATTTGGTTTGTGGTATAGAAAGCCGTGGTTTTTTATATGGTGTGCAAATTGCGCATGAGTTGAATATTCCTTTTGTAATGATACGTAAAGCAGGCAAATTACCTCCGCCTATTGTGGCACAAACCTATGAGCTAGAATACGGGTCAGCAACTATAGAACTAAAAGAGAATGTTATTCAACCCGGGATGCGAGTGATGATCCATGATGATGTTTTGGCAACAGGCGGGACCGCAGAAGCTGCAGCATGGTTGGTAGAAAAATGTGGAGGCGTAGTTACTCAATTTTCTTTTATCGCAGCATTGAATTATTTAGAAGGAGAGAAAAAACTAAAATCGTTTACAGAAGATATTGTTTGTCTTACATCGTATTGA